A part of Candida albicans SC5314 chromosome 2, complete sequence genomic DNA contains:
- a CDS encoding uncharacterized protein (Putative RNA-binding protein; induced by alpha pheromone in SpiderM medium) — protein sequence MYQQPMHFNMRRSMDIPPPLHLSNQSDNEIPSQYTPITPFDISYGQSMIPSNLLMNSPYFTPPPTASQYFPPQYSRNSSRTGSQSSSPRGTHSKLRLNGNKGINNNHQHDNTRKMHYISSMGNGNPKSAVSMNQMADQPSCSRTVIFKNISENVSMHEFLDAIDFGPIEYCKIFSKPTPRLTKEKYPESPDSMQICYVSFSNYKIALAFSSKYTQDTNLMEGLKEKLKNSTYLKIQLNDTQGKHKSTSYSNQDYLKLKTLNYILEFNATRCLTISFSAAHEIPENVETDSAHESIKSSILNHCEKFGQVEDFVFDIKSSKDICGKVVVHFCSIDSAIKAYENLSKRINQNSRYDRKENSHSDTTNASSTKSFNSLNDIRFSGVEFGKDRCDKNAVYSERPVLYSSSSKNHIQCIPEDEETGTEDQSKDVSNLKEFITSPEIERVPGTLNIADPISPNSSDVDGGSPMKSPIVNGESGLESPSLSNADYSVASFSPRFHSSFPQPPYLPGNSMMTNSNVSLVSLPGPDPQAFGNRSIYLGNLHPSTTIEEIANNVRAGGLVESINYRPEKRVCFITFIDPNIAYKFFMSHQVLHQLVIHGYEVTVGWANQPSGPLPRDIGVAVSSGATRNVYIGIKTANSSALDSSEKVTKIPLPSEKELREDFGKFGPLEQINFIHNRESGFMNFLRIADAIKVVSIFEHGVAISMKRLKRVFKSEEEAEKFYNRYKTYKVSFAKDRCGNPPKFSFKKRSTDHPNMYQQYDHHSTSSLRHSRGNQESHSSDKNSTNEYNKEVIAQEAAMVFGIVSKTNADSQGNTSTELSDVPETKEEDGEVHEYAAPKSTNTQNGENTDKGNKSEDIKEQKTERNGDHNKDREEENNDEEEDDEDEDDDDDYDDVSIIIGSDDTASFNNSFNKETKGEHKSSRSRPRYQKIYHNSYSEPTFRRSSSNLSINGSMNYSQGPYMQPQPVYFLPHLSRNNSSSSFMSSNMYGPPGNAPPPHPYFVSPPQFIPQPQVCYPPMMQVPSGQANNPYSSSGSQVMAQYLAKSQQDNMMYGMIPNNGDTFDNSFDDNGSYASRRSAGSFRRGYKK from the coding sequence ATGTATCAACAACCAATGCACTTTAATATGCGTCGATCTATGGACATACCGCCACCTTTAcatttatcaaatcaatctGACAACGAGATTCCAAGTCAATATACTCCGATTACACCATTTGACATAAGTTATGGCCAATCTATGATACCATCCAACTTGTTGATGAACTCACCATATTTCACACCACCTCCAACGGCAAGTCAATACTTCCCTCCCCAGTATTCCCGAAACAGTTCTCGCACTGGTTCTCAATCGTCGTCACCGCGAGGTACACATTCAAAATTGCGCTTAAACGGTAATAAAGGAATAAATAATAACCATCAACACGATAATACCAGAAAAATGCATTATATATCCTCGATGGGTAATGGTAATCCAAAGAGCGCAGTGTCTATGAATCAAATGGCTGATCAACCAAGTTGCTCGAGAACGgtgattttcaaaaatatatcTGAAAACGTGTCGATGCACGAGTTTTTGGATGCAATAGATTTTGGCCCCATAGAATattgtaaaattttttccaaaCCAACACCAAGACTCACTAAGGAAAAGTATCCTGAATCTCCTGATAGCATGCAAATATGCTACGTTTCGTTCAGCAATTACAAAATTGCATTGGCCTTCTCCTCTAAGTATACACAAGACACCAATCTTATGGAGggattaaaagaaaaattgaaaaactcAACCTACTTGAAAATTCAGTTGAATGATACACAAGGGAAGCACAAATCTACTTCCTATTCCAATCAAGATTATTTAAAGTTGAAGACGctcaattatattttggAGTTTAATGCAACAAGATGTTTAACTATTTCGTTTAGTGCAGCCCATGAGATTCCAGAAAATGTCGAAACTGATTCCGCTCATGAGAGTATTAAATCCTCAATATTGAATCattgtgaaaaatttggcCAAGTTGAAGATTTTGTATTTGACATAAAAAGCAGTAAGGACATTTGTGGTAAGGTTGTGGTACATTTTTGCTCGATCGACTCTGCAATCAAAGCTTATGAGAATTTGTCAAAGagaataaatcaaaactcACGTTATGATCGTAAGGAAAATAGCCATAGCGACACAACTAATGCTTCTTCCACTAAGAGTTTTAATAGTTTGAATGATATCAGGTTTTCAGGGGTAGAGTTTGGTAAAGATCGTTGTGACAAGAACGCCGTATATTCAGAAAGACCCGTCTtatattcttcatcatcgaAAAATCATATTCAATGCATTCCAGAAGATGAAGAGACAGGCACAGAAGATCAATCGAAAGACGTTTCgaatttgaaagaatttaTCACCTCTCCTGAGATTGAAAGAGTTCCTGGTACGTTAAACATTGCTGACCCAATAAGCCCAAATTCCTCGGATGTCGATGGAGGATCACCAATGAAGTCTCCAATAGTTAATGGCGAGAGTGGTTTAGAGTCCCCAAGCTTAAGCAATGCTGATTACTCTGTGGCTTCATTCAGTCCAAGATTCCATTCTTCATTTCCTCAACCTCCTTATTTACCAGGAAACTCCATGATGACAAACTCTAACGTATCACTTGTGTCATTGCCTGGACCTGATCCACAAGCTTTTGGCAACAGATCAATATATTTAGGGAATTTGCATCCAAGTACTACTATAGAAGAAATCGCCAATAACGTTAGAGCCGGCGGCTTAGTTGAGTCAATTAATTACCGACCAGAGAAACGAGTTTGTTTCATTACTTTTATTGACCCAAATATAGCTTACAAGTTCTTTATGAGTCACCAGGTATTACATCAATTAGTTATTCATGGCTATGAAGTCACTGTTGGATGGGCAAATCAACCTAGTGGACCATTACCACGTGACATTGGAGTCGCTGTCAGTTCAGGTGCAACAAGAAATGTATATATTGGGATCAAAACTGCTAATAGTAGTGCTCTTGATTCGTCTGAGAAAGTAACAAAAATTCCATTACCAtcagaaaaagaattgcGGGAAGATTTTGGCAAGTTTGGTCCTTTGgaacaaatcaatttcattcaCAATAGGGAAAGTGGGtttatgaattttttgCGTATTGCAGATGCAATCAAAGTTGTTTCCATTTTTGAACATGGTGTTGCCATTAGCATGAAACGATTAAAAAGAGTTTTTAAACTGGAAGAGGAAGCTGAAAAGTTCTATAATAGGTACAAAACTTATAAAGTTAGTTTTGCTAAAGATAGATGTGGTAATCCGCCAAAGTTTTCATTTAAGAAACGAAGTACCGATCATCCAAACATGTACCAACAGTATGACCATCATTCAACTTCTAGTCTCAGACATCTGCGAGGTAACCAAGAGTCTCATTCCAGCGACAAAAATAGTACAAATGAATATAACAAGGAAGTGATTGCACAAGAGGCAGCAATGGTTTTTGGTATTGTGAGCAAAACTAATGCAGATAGCCAGGGAAATACATCTACTGAATTGTCAGATGTACCAGAaactaaagaagaagatggtGAAGTACATGAGTATGCAGCACCAAAAAGTACCAATACTCAAAATGGAGAAAACACCGATAAAGGTAATAAACTGGAGGATAtcaaagaacaaaaaacagAACGGAATGGTGATCATAACAAAGAtagagaagaagaaaataatgacGAGGAggaagatgatgaagatgaagatgacgacgacgatTATGACGATGTATCTATAATCATTGGATCTGATGACACTGCATCATTTAACAATAGTTTCAATAAGGAAACAAAAGGAGAACATAAATCATCAAGGTCAAGACCACGATACCAAAAAATATATCATAATAGTTATTCTGAGCCAACATTCAGAAGAAgttcttcaaatttgtCAATAAATGGTTCTATGAATTACAGCCAAGGACCATATATGCAGCCACAAcctgtttattttttgccACATCTTAGTCGtaacaattcttcatctaGCTTTATGTCTAGTAACATGTACGGTCCACCAGGTAATGCCCCACCACCTCATCCTTACTTTGTTTCACCTCCCCAATTTATACCCCAACCCCAAGTTTGTTATCCTCCAATGATGCAGGTCCCAAGTGGACAGGCAAACAATCCTTATTCAAGCTCTGGGTCTCAGGTTATGGCACAATATTTGGCCAAATCTCAACAGGATAACATGATGTATGGAATGATACCTAATAATGGTGATACGTTTGATAACtcatttgatgataatggCCTGTACGCAAGCAGACGAAGTGCAGGTTCTTTTCGTCGTGGATATAAAAAATGA
- the EFH1 gene encoding KilA-N domain-containing transcriptional regulator EFH1 (APSES transcription factor; homodimer; minor role in transcriptional regulation vs Efg1; regulates filamentous growth, phenotypic switch; EFG1 and EFH1 genetically interact; expression interferes with mouse intestinal tract colonization) codes for MNGIMTTSSHSNFYNQDLVGAPSSSDHIPGPSSQDQPTNNNSPQHHHQHDQSQTTHQNHPLNQPIHHHPTQQNQSESQQSRQSHHLQQQQQQQQQQQQNQHNQQNLASSSTSYEMPSIYQQFTGSYQQTRVPKNFLLENANYYTLQPGFPLVQAADYYSTPTTTSANDYQNSTINSIISPSFQMGSVSTPDTQNSSIRSKQQQQHSYQQQQPQQLSQSQHQSQVPDIFYTQGGTIGGYVTTKQQQKEFSRKTSGDQTLVPQTNSKLQQQISETSYSQQQQQQQSPPTPQKQQQQQHYQHQTTQPYGGTGFMLYSQTGGPSSSPVAGNISIPTTIATTGQPNSQFQFTYGSPQQGSSSKTNQMYLYQRQQQQQQQHQQPQSQQMSQISQLSQQIPPQGSSKNISINSTPTKSRASSITTRSGRQSRSTSISSFIPQPDYPERVIRPKVATTRWDDENTNCYQVRARNILVSRREDTNYINGTKLLNVIGMTRGKRDGILKTEKIKNVVKVGSMNLKGVWIPFDRAYEIARNEGVDSLLYPLFVKNIKQYFLTKGHKLKSEDDEQEILEEGMTRQREEVRREGRSNGVGDFHNEEEEEIVGIQEDAGPNTAENDVPGDDEEEEDDDDDDDDDEEEGEQDDEEEEDGSSTSMSSSKNSESKLLETRDVIKSIVEEGDSTTGNVSEVKYVHEYLERSPQSTAIKEEDLYYGSSHNTPLTVHKTL; via the coding sequence ATGAATGGTATTATGACGACATCGAGTCATTCAAACTTTTATAATCAGGATTTAGTTGGGGCACCATCAAGCTCAGATCACATTCCTGGTCCTTCATCTCAGGACCAACccactaataataattctcCTCAACATCACCATCAGCATGACCAATCTCAAACCACTCATCAAAACCACCCATTAAACCAACCCATTCACCACCATCCTACTCAGCAAAATCAGCTGGAGTCACAACAGTCAAGACAATCACATCATTtgcagcaacagcaacaacaacaacaacagcagcagcagaaTCAACATAACCAACAAAACTTAGCTTCATCTTCTACAAGTTATGAAATGCCTTCGatatatcaacaatttacaGGCTCTTACCAACAAACACGAGTACCAAAGAACTTTCTATTGGAAAATGCAAACTACTACACATTACAACCAGGATTTCCTCTTGTTCAGGCAGCTGATTATTATAGTACTCCAACAACCACCTCTGCCAATGATTATCAAAACTCGACGATAAATCTGATAATTAGCCCATCATTCCAAATGGGTTCAGTTTCAACACCTGATACTCAAAATTCAAGCATTCGGAGcaagcaacaacagcaacacTCAtatcagcaacaacaaccacagcAGTTGCTGCAATCACAGCATCAACTGCAAGTTCCAGATATATTTTATACTCAAGGCGGTACAATTGGAGGTTATGTCACgacaaaacaacaacaaaaagagTTTTCAAGAAAAACCAGTGGAGATCAAACACTTGTTCCCCAAACCAATTCtaaattacaacaacaaatttcGGAGACTTCATATctgcagcagcagcagcaacaacaatcaccACCAACACCTCAAaaacagcagcaacagcaacattATCAGCATCAAACAACTCAACCTTATGGTGGTACAGGCTTTATGTTGTATTCTCAAACTGGAGGTCCATCTTCATCACCAGTGGCTGGTAATATCTCAATACCAACAACGATTGCTACTACTGGTCAGCCAAATTCTCAGTTTCAGTTCACTTATGGATCGCCTCAACAAGGATCTTCATCAAAAACTAATCAAATGTATTTATATCAAAgacagcagcaacaacagcaacagcatCAACAACCGCAATCACAACAAATGTCTCAAATATCACAATTGTCTCAACAAATACCACCTCAAGGTTCGAGTAAAAATATCCTGATCAATTCCACTCCGACAAAATCAAGAGCGTCATCAATCACCACCCGTAGTGGACGTCAATCCAGATCTACTTCAATCAGTAGTTTTATACCTCAACCTGATTACCCAGAACGTGTAATTCGACCAAAAGTTGCCACAACAAGATGGGATGATGAAAATACCAATTGTTATCAAGTTCGAGCACGAAATATTTTAGTTTCTCGTCGTGAAGATACCAATTATATTAATGGcacaaaattattgaatgtCATTGGTATGACACGAGGTAAACGAGATGGAATACTAAAGACGGAAAAGATTAAAAATGTGGTTAAAGTTGGatcaatgaatttgaagGGGGTTTGGATTCCTTTTGATCGAGCATATGAAATTGCTAGAAATGAAGGTGTTGATAGTTTATTATACCCTTTATTTgtcaaaaatataaagcAATACTTTTTAACCAAGGGTCACAAATTGAAGAGTGAAGATGACGAGCAAGAGATTTTAGAAGAAGGTATGACAAGACAAAGAGAAGAAGTAAGGAGAGAAGGAAGGTCAAATGGGGTTGGTGATTTCCacaatgaagaagaagaagagattGTGGGAATACAAGAAGATGCAGGTCCTAACACTGCTGAAAATGATGTTCCTGGCgatgacgaagaagaagaagacgacgatgatgatgatgatgatgacgagGAAGAAGGCGAACAAgatgacgaagaagaagaggatgGGTCTTCAACTTCGATGTCAAGTAGTAAGAATTCAGAATCCAAATTATTGGAAACACGTGACGTGATTAAAAGTATTGTTGAAGAAGGTGATTCAACTACAGGTAATGTTTCAGAAGTTAAATATGTTCATGAATATCTTGAAAGATCTCCACAATCAACTGCCATAAAGGAAGAAGACCTTTACTATGGTTCATCTCATAATACACCTCTAACTGTTCACAAAACATTATGA
- a CDS encoding uncharacterized protein (Ortholog of C. dubliniensis CD36 : Cd36_20670, C. parapsilosis CDC317 : CPAR2_104720, Candida tenuis NRRL Y-1498 : CANTEDRAFT_103989 and Debaryomyces hansenii CBS767 : DEHA2F02046g) yields MPPQQLPPTDIQSIRNAAHALNSTLLSRTYIDENLQFNCINWKKLISDQLEVNPKLGELIITEKLYNNDKNTINLIHALVKIIDKQRSQQRVFNENILSKDNKIQTLEKQVQELSRKLHTLEKGNQNKVVKYNSLSKEINQLTKQNKIYSEDLQKVKNWTLDTKNKYKIEMKRKNLEIENLKNKLLEKTRNLPSNIEYGGNSDGLVIQNNAPIIENSTGLIINNPNLMIDMSSIITNEMEENSIQLVNIVESIAKENFKFTKFMSSIKEYFTKVNMSLSDFKYRDLETEKLPTPTDLIDLKEITADPETIKEYFTEIEPSEIIARTILNECYKLYHNIETLLNYISQNDPLDKDNESAIAKLQQDLEVMKSNWQDALKTSENWKKLAEQQQKHLST; encoded by the coding sequence ATGCCACCACAACAGTTACCACCTACTGATATCCAATCTATTCGTAATGCCGCCCATGCTTTGAACTCAACATTATTATCACGTACttatattgatgaaaatcttcaatttaattgtaTAAACtggaagaaattgattagtGATCAACTTGAAGTCAACCCCAAATTAGGagaattaataataacagagaaattatataataacGATAAAAATACCattaatttgattcatgCATTAGTgaaaatcattgataaaCAACGATCTCAACAACGGGTTTTCAACGAAAATATCTTATCCAAAGATAATAAGATTCAAACGTTAGAAAAACAAGTTCAAGAATTATCTCGAAAACTACATACATTAGAGAAGGGGAATCAAAATAAAGTTGTTAAATACAATTCATTACTGaaagaaatcaatcaattgactaaacaaaataaaatctaTAGTgaagatttacaaaaagtgaaaaattggaCTTTGGATACTAAGAATAAATACAAGATTGAAATGAAACggaaaaatttggaaattgaaaatttgaaaaacaaattattagaGAAAACTAGAAATCTACcatcaaatattgaatatgGAGGTAATTCAGATGGATTAGTGATTCAAAATAATGCACctataattgaaaattcaacaggattaataatcaacaatccTAATTTAATGATTGATATGTCATCAATAATAACTAATGAAATGGaagaaaattcaattcaattagtGAATATTGTGGAAAGTATAGCCAAAGAAAACTTTAAATTCACCAAATTCATGTCGAGTATTAAAGAATATTTTACTAAAGTGAACATGTCATTATCCGATTTTAAATATCGAGATTTGGAAACAGAAAAATTACCTACACCAactgatttgattgatttgaaagaaattaCTGCTGATCCAGAAACCATAAAGGAATATTTCACTGAAATTGAACCAAGTGAAATTATAGCAAGAACAATATTAAATGAATGttataaattatatcatAATATTGAAACATTACTAAACTATATAAGTCAAAATGATCCATTGGATAAAGATAATGAATCAGCAATAGCAAAATTACAACAAGATTTGGAAgtaatgaaatcaaattggcAAGATGCTTTGAAAACATCagaaaattggaaaaa
- the GSP1 gene encoding Ran GTPase (Small RAN G-protein; essential; no prenylation predicted; can rescue S. cerevisiae gsp1 viability; macrophage/pseudohyphal-induced; transcript not regulated by white-opaque, yeast-hypha switching; GlcNAc-induced; Spider biofilm repressed), producing MAQEVPTFKLVLVGDGGTGKTTFVKRHLTGEFEKKYIATLGVEVHPLGFHTNFGELKFDVWDTAGQEKFGGLRDGYYINGQCGIIMFDVTSRITYKNVPNWHRDLVRVCENIPIVLCGNKVDVKERKVKAKTITFHRKKNLQYYDISAKSNYNFEKPFLWLARKLVGNPQLEFVASPALAPPEVQVDADLMQKYQQEMEQATALPLPDEDDADL from the coding sequence ATGGCTCAAGAAGTTCCTACATTCAAATTAGTTTTAGTTGGTGACGGTGGTACCGGTAAAACCACTTTTGTTAAAAGACATTTAACTGGTGAAttcgaaaaaaaatacattGCTACTTTAGGGGTTGAAGTCCATCCATTAGGATTCCACACCAACTTTGGGGAATTGAAATTCGATGTTTGGGATACTGCTGgtcaagaaaaatttggtGGTTTAAGAGACGGTTACTATATTAACGGTCAATGTGGTATCATTATGTTTGATGTCACTTCAAGAATCACTTATAAAAACGTTCCAAACTGGCATAGAGATTTAGTCAGAGTTTGTGAAAACAttccaattgttttatGTGGTAACAAAGTTGATGTTAAAGAACGTAAAGTCAAAGCTAAAACCATCACTTTCCACAGAAAGAAGAACTTGCAATACTACGATATCTCTGCTAAATCCAACTATAACTTTGAAAAACCATTCTTGTGGTTGGCTAGAAAATTGGTTGGTAATCCACAATTAGAATTCGTTGCCTCCCCAGCTTTGGCTCCACCAGAAGTTCAAGTTGATGCCGACTTGATGCAAAAATACCAACAAGAAATGGAACAAGCTACTGCTTTACCATTGcctgatgaagatgatgctGATTTGTAA
- the AVT1 gene encoding Avt1p (Putative vacuolar transporter; promoter bound by a1p and alpha2p by ChIP-chip analysis), with protein MPSPDLTDPPSAPKQRRRSFMDYGGPNSINNFASSYSRAQQYIGTSFMEQGGEYMESPPQIPSRPLHEDNEAFISSDDNSIRSDNNSNNQTEHMDFPLPPPIDWSNNSVFDETSELLPTLSRVSTKRHSFSLITGNSTAAQTIFNSINTLIGIGMLSLPLGFKMSGWLFGSLLLVVSAFLTNTTAKYLGKILYRHQELMTYGDIAYAYGGKYFSYLVTLFFVIDLFGASLTLIILFADSFTIVWPHVPALKAIIVAVVFVLSLLPLSMLSIFSLLGIISTVGIILSVFICGFLVDTSPGSLLIPATTTLLPPNPINLLFSLGIFMAPWGGHPVFPELYRDMRHPFKFTKSSNISFLVTYLLDFSIGATGYLMYGLMVDDSIVKSIMQNPNYPPIINSILCILMGILPISKLPLVTKPIITSYENIFGITAKYVKLDENGKLTDTYGPTRVFSRLLFCCVLLISALLLTSFGKLVAFLGSAICYTVCLTLPLLFYLKLNRSSVGKLEGLLIKIGIVFSITATILGTYASIGLTIPE; from the coding sequence ATGCCCCTGCCTGATCTTACAGACCCTCCTAGTGCACCTAAACAGCGACGCCGATCGTTTATGGATTATGGTGGTCCCAATTCTATAAACAATTTTGCATCGTCATACTCGAGGGCCCAGCAATATATTGGAACTTCATTTATGGAGCAAGGAGGTGAATATATGGAATCTCCACCACAAATACCATCAAGACCTTTACATGAAGATAACGAAGCATTTATAAGTAGTGATGACAACTCAATACGCTCGGACAACAACAGTAACAACCAAACTGAGCACATGGATTTCCCATTACCGCCTCCTATTGACTGGTCAAATAATTCGGTATTCGATGAAACCAGCGAATTATTACCAACTTTATCACGAGTATCGACCAAAAGACATTCATTTAGTCTAATTACTGGGAATTCTACAGCAGCACAGACtatatttaattcaataaatacgttaattggaattggaatGTTATCTTTACCACTTGGGTTTAAAATGTCAGGTTGGTTATTTGGTTCGTTGTTGCTTGTTGTATCGGCATTTTTAACAAATACAACGGCTAAATATCTAGGGAAAATATTGTATCGACATCAAGAATTAATGACTTATGGAGATATTGCTTATGCATATGGTGGCAAATATTTCCTGTACTTGGTCACcttattttttgttattgatttgtttggtGCTTCCTTGACGTTAATCATATTGTTTGCTGATAGCTTTACTATTGTTTGGCCTCATGTGCCTGCCCTCAAAGCAATTATTGTTGCCGTGGTATTTGTGTTATCCTTATTGCCATTAAGTATGTTATCAATTTTCAGTCTATTGGGAATAATTTCAACAGTGGGGATAATACTCTCAGTGTTTATATGTGGGTTCCTCGTTGACACATCTCCAGGTTCTTTGTTGATACCTGCAACAACTACTTTATTACCACCGAACCCcataaatttattgtttagTTTGGGGATATTTATGGCTCCCTGGGGTGGTCATCCAGTATTTCCAGAATTATATCGAGATATGAGACATCCTTTCAAATTTACCAAGTCGAGtaatatttcatttcttgTCACCTATCTTTTAGACTTTTCCATTGGTGCCACTGGTTATTTAATGTATGGCTTAATGGTTGACGATTCAATTGTGAAAAGTATCATGcaaaatccaaattatCCCCCAAtcataaattcaatattatgTATCTTAATGGGTATCttaccaatttcaaaattaccATTAGTCACAAAACCAATCATCACTTCCTATGAGAATATTTTTGGTATCACTGCAAAATACGTTAAATTGGATGAAAATGGGAAATTAACTGATACTTATGGACCAACACGAGTGTTTAGTAGATTGTTATTTTGTTGTGTGTTATTAATAAGtgcattattattaacttCATTTGGCAAATTAGTGGCATTTTTAGGGAGTGCCATATGTTATACAGTATGCTTGACGTTGccattattgttttatttaaagTTAAATAGATCAAGTGTCGGTAAGTTAGAAGGATTGttaattaaaattggaattgttttttcaattactGCCACCATACTAGGAACGTATGCATCTATTGGATTGACAATACCTGAATAA
- the ATP14 gene encoding F1F0 ATP synthase subunit h (Putative mitochondrial F1F0 ATP synthase subunit; macrophage/pseudohyphal-induced) → MFRPVARLSSRRLFSVTPRRSNLIGDLYIQHIKAFKPKALTQADIDSAVKAFQLPAKPSVPQADVNAEAVKEYEASDVETASPSTVAAEQTKPDEDWFVFEEVEEAAH, encoded by the exons ATGTTTAGACCAGTTGCT cGTTTATCTTCAAGAAGATTGTTTTCAGTTACCCCAAGAAGATCCAACTTGATTGGTGATTTGTACATTCAACATATCAAAGCTTTCAAACCAAAAGCTTTGACTCAAGCTGATATTGACAGTGCAGTTAAAGCTTTCCAATTACCAGCTAAACCATCTGTTCCACAAGCTGATGTCAATGCTGAAGCCGTCAAAGAATACGAAGCCAGTGATGTTGAAACCGCTTCTCCAAGCACTGTTGCTGCTGAACAAACTAAACCCGATGAAGACtggtttgtttttgaagaagttgaagaagCAGCTCATTAG
- a CDS encoding uncharacterized protein (Ortholog(s) have mRNA binding, pre-mRNA 5'-splice site binding activity, role in mRNA 5'-splice site recognition and U1 snRNP, U2-type prespliceosome, commitment complex localization), which yields MPKYYCDYCKSYLTHDTMSVRKSHLQGRNHIKFYCDYYEAKAKETNIWNPSSIPYEITLEKLNRYSDAKKSNGSSEDNMDIDKKENSSDHNKGNVVNHSDAGNDNDDDDDEMIFLPPPPNLSGLPLPPPAVYNNQKEYQKAILRQTLTKS from the coding sequence ATGCCGAAATATTACTGTGATTATTGCAAGTCATATTTGACTCATGATACAATGAGTGTGAGGAAATCACATTTACAGGGGAGAAATCATATTAAATTCTATTGTGATTATTACGAAGCAAAGGCAAAGGAAACAAATATATGGAATCCTCTGAGTATACCCTATGAAATCACTCTAGAGAAGTTGAATCGATATAGCGATGCGAAGAAGTCGAATGGTTCATCTGAAGATAATATGGATATCGATAAAAAAGAGAATAGTCTGGATCACAATAAAGGAAATGTCGTTAATCACAGTGATGCTGGCAATGACAacgatgatgacgatgatgagATGATATTTTTGCCACCTCCGCCTAACTTGTCTGGATTGCCTTTGCCTCCACCAGCGGTATATAACAATCAGAAGGAATATCAAAAGGCTATATTAAGACAAACACTAACGAAGAGCTGA